Below is a genomic region from Ziziphus jujuba cultivar Dongzao chromosome 7, ASM3175591v1.
gctatattagtacatataagtgatttggcctagtggtgtggtgatttcctgagagtgtatgaggttctgggttcaattcttgttatggtcttattttgattttattttttttaaatgtttaaacaaaaaaattgaaaaaaaaaaaaagaacaggcgacgcatttgtttgaataatgcgtcgcctaacactatattagccaatttttgctgcattagtacatataagtgatttggcctagtggtgtggttatttcctaagagtgtatgaggttttgggttcaattcttgttatggtcctattttgatttttttttttttaaatgtttaaacaaaaaaattgaaaaaaaaaatgaacaggcgacgcatttgttgaggaatgcgtcgcctgttcttgtatttggcgacgcattgtttgaataatgcgtcgcctaatactatattagccaatttttgctggattagtacatataagtgatttggcctagtggtgtggtgatttcctgagagtgtatgaggtcctgggttcaattcttgttatggtcctattttgattttttttttaaatgtttaaacaaaaaaattgaaaaaaaaaaatgaacaggcgacgcatttgttgaggaatgcgtcgcctgttcttgtatttggcgacgcattgattcaataatgcgtcgcctaacactatgttagccaatatttgctatattagtacatataagtgatttggcctagtggtgtggtgatttcctgagagtgtatgagttcttgggttcaattcttgttatggtcttattttgattttattttttttaaatgtttaaacaaaaaaattgaaaaaaaaaaaaagaacaggcgacgcattgtttgaataatgcgtcgcctaacactatattagccaatttttgctgtattagtacatataagtgatttggcctagtggtgtggtgatttcttgagagtgtaagaggtcctgggttcaattcttgttatggtcctattttaattttttttttaaatgtttaaacaaaaaaattgaaaaaaaaaaatgaacaggcgacgcatttgttgaggaatgcgtcgcgtgatcttgtatttggcgacgcattgattcaataatgcgtcgcctaacactatattagccaatatttgctatattagtacatataagtgatttggcctagtggtgtggtgattttctgagagtgtatgaggtcctgggttcaattcttgttatggtcttattttgattttattttttttaaatgtttaaacaaaaaaattgaaaaaaaaaaagaacaggcgacgcatttgttgaggaatgcgtcgcctgttcttgtatttggcgacgcattgtttgaataatgtgtcgcctaatactatattagccaatttttgctgtattagtacatataagtgatttgagctagtggtgtggtgatttcttgagagtgtaagaggtcctgggttcaattcttgttatggtcctattttgattttttttttaaatgtttaaacaaaaaaattgaaaaaaaaaaatgaacaacgtcgcctgttcttgtatttggcgacgcattgattcaataatgcgtcgcctaacactatattagccaatatttgctatattagtagaTATAAGtaatttggcctagtggtgtggtgatttcctgagagtgtatgaggtccttggttcaattcttgttatggttctattttgattttattttttttaaatgtttaaacaaaaaaattgaaaaaaaaaaaaaagaacaggcgacgcatttgttgaggaatgcgtcgcctgttcttgtatttggcgacgcattgtttcaataatgcgtcgcctaacactctattagccaatttttgttgtgtacatataagtgatttggcctagtggtgtggtgattttctgagagtgaatgaggtcctgggttcaattggtcttattttgattttattttttttaaatgtttaaacaaaaaaattgaaaaaaaaaaagaacaggcgacgcatttgttgaggaatgcgtcgcctgttcttgtatttggcgacgcattgtttgaataatgcgtcgcctaacactatattagccaatttttgctgtattagtacatataagtgatttggcctagtggtgtggtgattttttgagagtgtaagaggtcctgggttcaattcttgttatagtcctattttgatttttttttaaatgtttaaacaaaaaaattgaaaaaaaaaaaaagaacaggcgacgcacaatcttattggtgcgtcgcctgtgggtcgcctgttaaacgtataacaaaaaagaaaagaaaaaaaaatcaacctcagttatgttgctctaatatctttatgggttatttgttgttaaattatgattaattaaaagaactaaaaaaaaaaagtggaggagagaacaggcgacgcacaatctatatagtacgtcgtatatttattgaatttttactgacgcattaacctcagagtcgcggttttgttttttcagacgtgtttgtttcgtagcgtcgctaaataagtgtcgctagatatcaattttcgcgtagtggTGGCAAAGATATGATCATGGTCTTTTAGGAATTGCTTTGCCATTTCCGCTGAAGCTACAATTACAACTGGAACTGAACCAAGCTTAAGTTGCATAAGGGGTCCATATTTTTGGGACAGTTTATGGAATGATCGATGCGGCGGGGGACGTATAAGGTTCATGTTCCCAATGATTGGCCATGGCTTTGGTCCTGGTGGGAATTTGTTTGAGCCTCCAGATCGAAGGAGAGTGACAAGTTTGAAAAGAAAAGCAAGAGCAGCAAAGCACGAGAGAGCCAAAACATCCCAACAAGAAATTTCCATTGAATTGAAAGTGGCTTTGGTGGTAATATTGAATAGGCAATATGCAGGCCAAGGTGCGTATTTAAATGTAAAGTCGGTATATATGAAATCCATGACTCAACTACAcgttattttttctgttttaggCTGTCCCCTAggcaccccccccccccctctagGTAATTCATTTGTCCCAATAATTGTACCATTTAGTATACCTACAAGTCCAAaattcaggaaaaaaaatttgtgatcTCCAATAACGATCACTGGCATTAGTctgtaaaattctttttttcctttatccAGAATGTAGAGGAAGCTGAGccacttcttttatttttttcgtgcatattaaaatgtcaatttttgagattgacgtgacttcattttttttttcctttttttaagttTGGATAAACACATTTTTTTATCGTTTTACAAAGAAcaataatttatcattttttgaaaataaactaTTCTCAATGCCATCTATTATCACCATAAATGGAGATTTTCCTGCTGAAAAAATATGATTGGTTTAATCATAAATTTCCGTCCAAAAGTTGGTTATATGtccttgatttttgttttaatttattttaatattcaagatGCTTAATGATTATAtatcttcccttttttttatgtCCTTATACAAATATTTTGGTTTCAAATCCTTCACTCATAACCGTGGCTGGCTTCAGCTCCAGCTCCAGCTCCCTTTATACATATGGAattgctatatatattaattattcccaaaaaaaaagaaaaaaaagagaaatgagatgtataaaaattatatgaatcgATGCTTTTTCATCAATggtgttacggaattgggagaaaaacaaatagcaacagaaacaaagaaagcaaagaataaacacacaatttacgtggaaatcTTTGACGGGAAAAATCACGGACAGGGAGAAGCAAATTCAATATCGAAAAATTGGTATAAAGGTGAGTAAAATTGCGCGATATCCTAAAACCCCAATTACCATCGAAAAACTCCAaaagcatcaaaatatatatattgtacggaaGACACCTTCGGCctgagacctccgcttccaccacagatcccaaatttttttccaaaattaatttcaccAAATGTATCGCACCGCAAACTTTTCGAATCGGATCAATAAGGATTCGGATCACTAATTCTAACAAATAGATTAATAATTAAACCCGAGACAGGTTATTAATCAATTGTGGACTTTTCCTGTCAATTTATACACTTCAGTCTGAGCCACCCATAAAGATGACTTGGTAGTGGACGATCCAAGACTGCAACAAATGGGACTTTTCGAGGCGTTGATAATCCACATTCCACAATCTTCTTCCATTTTCATATTCTCGGGCAATCACCAGTTGAATCTATGCTGCAAGTTTGCCAACCTACACATCAACATTTTAACTGCAAGGTTATACCCAAGGGCAAATCCTCCTCCCTGAACCAAATGGAAGAAGCTTAAAGCTATTCCCCTTCAAATCAAATATCCTTCTGGACCATCCCATAAAGCTGGATGCATGTCTCCCAGTTATGCTCCATACGTTTATAAACACCACTACACTTCCTTTTGATTTGGTAACCATTCACATTGCAATTTTCAATTGCAGCGTACACGATGTTTTCTCATTGCCACTTTCATGATAGCATCTATATAATGAAGTTGGGACCGGGTAGAAATCAGTGTGGGTCTCTGCCTCCCCAGTGTGGACTAAAAACTATTGTAAGAAAAGCAAGATCAACTAGGAGTATTGAAAGAGCCAAATTAGACCGAGGAAGCTGTTGTCAATctgtatatagttattttatttaaaaatggagCTCGGGACACTTCACACCATGTTACGAAACACAAATGCTATGGAACGTTGAAAACCTCACATTATTCTTAACACCCCATAAAATACCGTGGGACATTGAGGAGCTCAAGTGAGCTCCGTCGCAGGAgaaaattttccttattttatatAAGTGAAATATAAATATCTTCGTCCACTACAATGGGCAGAAGGAAATTGGGTACCATCAGACTAGGGCTGGGCAAAACCCGACCCAAACCGACCAACCCGCCCGAACCGAACTATTTGGgttggtttgggttggtttttaactgttaaacgggtcggttcggttacatatgtattgaacccgtggttttcggttcgggttacgggtggatagaaaatttacccaacccaaaccgaaccgacccataataatccaaaggtgaaggtttagtcatgaaatatgcatgaggtccaaactggcccaaaccaaaaatacaaaaaattgggttgaaagtgaagctcatcataaggcccaaaccggcctaaaccaaaaataaaaaaatttgggccgaagcctatcagaaagcccaacccagcccaacccgtgaacccaacccaaaccgaaaaatattcattcggttcggttcggtttgggttgaatgtaactgtcggttcggttcggttttgtacccaacccaaaccgaaccggtcggttcggtttaaaaaagatcacaaaaccgaaccgaaccgaaccgagcccacccctacaTCAGACAAAGAAAATTCAGAGATGTCCAGCGTATCCACTATCAAGATTTGTTTCTGATTGATAGGTGCTTTCATGTCACATCTTTCAAAAAGTATGTCAAACTCATATTTTTTCCCATCTTGACgtgtacaatttttatttcttattttgctGGAGGAGGTCCAAAATTATTGCTGACTGCATcattttaccaaaaacaaaattattgctCCTGAATGATTGACTAGTGGCTTCCCAATCAATGTGTTCAATAAAGAGAGACAATGACAAATACGGTGATGCTTGATGGCATGCTGTTCCAAAAAGGCTTATTAAATTCTGATAAATACTTTACGTGTTGTTCTTTCTAATATAATGGTGCGCTCACGAATGGATAAGAATCATTATGTTGCCCTTGAAGAGCACATACCCCTGTTCTTcaatagttctttttttttttttttttccccccaaattgagttgataaaaaaattttatctatgatttttaaaatattacaatttgaGTAGGATCATAGCGATATATACGAAAACAGTGAGGCAATCAACTGGAACGGGACAACAAAGTTGATTGCGTAATGGGCCCTCATTTTATGGGCTAGTTGTGAAGGACATAACAAAGGGAGGGGGCCTCTTAAATTAATCTTGCCAATCACGGGtcgtatttttttaataaaaaaaaaatagacctTCAAATACaaactcaaaatataaaaagaagataaaagttaaaattagatTCTTGGaatccaattttttattaactttttcaaaaaaaaaaaatctgaccTTTAAAGATTAAATTAATGATTCATAATCAgaataatatctatattttacattcatttagctcctttaaattaaaaaatatatatatacaaatttatttctaaaaactAGATATAATCGTTATCAAGTAAGTAGTTTTGGTAGCTTAACAAATAGTTTGAgtgattcaaaaaataaaacaattaaactaTTCACTACTAAGtagttaaattaaataatataagattaaaagctaaacatttataatatttgtgATTGAAACGGTCGTATTTTTGGAACAATTTGTGGAATGATGATCAGGCAGGGGATCTATAAGGTTCAACTTTCCAATGATTGGCCATGGTTTTTGACCTGGTGGGAACTTGTTTGAGCCTCCAGACGGCAGGTGAGTGATAAGTGCGAAAAGAAAAGCTAAAGCAGCGAAGCATGAGGGCGCCAAAACATCCCAACGAGAAATTTCCATTGAATTGAAAGTGGCTTTGGAGGTAATTTGATGGCCAATATGCTGGGCCtgcctcctttttttttttttttttttttttttcctttgaaaaaaaatatgccTCATGAAAGTATTATAGATATGAAACTATAATCTTACACCATACGATATTATGGCATAGAACCATCGAAGacactatttatatataatcaatatataatcaaattcaaGACTCAAGTACACATTAAATAGGCATTCATTTTGAATATAAAAGTTTTGGCTAGTACTTGTAGAGAGCACTTCTATCAGAACCTTGATCGGGCTAAAAAAATCAGCCCTGCTTTGtaatcaaaaattatttatggccAAAATTATTGCTCCTGGATCAAGCCTACCAGAATGTCACGTCGAGAAACCATTCCGGAAAGTaccttcaatttttaaatttttttcctcctttaatTTGGATAAACAAATTTCTTGTCactttaataagaaaaataattcatCATTTCCAAAATGAACTCTTCTCAGCGTCATCAAATTTCTTGTCactttaataagaaaaataattcatCATTTCCAAAATGAACTCTTCTCAGCGTCATCTGTTGTCGCTGAAATTTTGATTGGTTAATCATATATTGCGTCAAAAAGTCGGTGTAAATCtccttgatttttattttaatttattttaatattctcaGCGTCACCTTGCAATCTTCAATTGCCTCGTGCAGTGCTAGCGTGGTGGCAAGAGGGTGTTTTATCATTGCCTCTTCCATGATAGCATCTATAAAATGAAGTTGGCCATCTTTCTCTCCCTATCACTTTATCCAGTTCTTCAGTGGCTTTTCCTATGACATATGGATGTTTGATCAGCTCTGACATTGCCCACTCCAATGTAGACGAAGTGGTCTCTGTGCCTCAACTATTAGAtcctgatcatcatcatcatcacaagTTAATATATGCTCCAAATGGTTGTTAGGCAATTAATATTCAGAATTTCGAAGACCACTAGAAGGAAAAATattgaaaggaaaaacaaaaataataataacggcAACAGTATCTGAATTAACCCCTTGACACTGTCATAAGTTAGCTCAACATCGAGATTAGGATCTTTCATCATCTCCAACAATAATCCCCCCTGTCCTTTTGCTCGACAATCTCCTTCTCTCCTTCCGTATTTGGTTTGTGTTCTTCAtacacaaaatcaaaaaactGATCAAATTTCTTTTCTAAAGCCTTCATTTGCCTAACCCTGCAAATCCAAAAAATCAAGCCACAGTATCCAACTTCCTATATTGAAAATTCCATTAAGCTTGAAAAACTCTTCCAACACAAGAAAAGGATTCACTAATTAACTTGTTAATATCAGTACGATAATAAATGGGATTAActtgtttaatttaaaattgatataaactgatactaataaattaaattaatgcatacaaatttaaaataatgataaataaatacaatttaatatattataatgtttgaattaatgaaataataataataataataatttattaaaatagattATATAATTCAATATGTTTAACACAAATATTAGATAAGTGAATATTAGGAttgaaaaatttcaatataattaataattttaaataactgGTTGATACGAACACAATCACAATCCGTTACCACAAAAACTGTCTgttctatttatattttcatttatttatttattttacccaAGCTGAGCCATAATTGAATGGGTGTTCATGTAACAAGGTATTTATGAAAGGTCATTGACACAGTTGCATTCTATGCTATATTAGTCATCATAATCTTCGCCACTATAACAATAGTTCAAAAGATATCAAAAACATTTTGTCAAATaacttgataaatatatatacatatagatggAACAGTACTtcctaattaaattaataactgcttttatagttttatatatcCTTTCCACTCCTAAGCGTATTACCTTATCTTAAATCCTTTtaacaaaatgtatatattattagcAATATTGTTATAGAAcgattaaaaaacatatatagatatatatattgctagACATTAATTTTATCGATTAACCCAAGCAGGAAAtgatgtaataattaattaatatttgattggCTTGTCCAACATTAGATTTCACTTCTTTACATAACATAATAAAACGACAGGGTTTCATCCAATAATGTTCTATACCACCAAGCATCCAtgcatataatatgtatatatatagaactaaaactttattttcttttgcaaaCAAGCCTAGCTCACTAGTTGATCatacacaaacatatatataagtcaCATTCAATTACATGTGATAAAGATGATCTGGGAGTCGAGGCTCAGTGACTGCAACAAGGGGAAATTTACGTATTGTTGCCAACCCATAAACTTCGTCCATACTCAAATCCTCTTCTTTCATATCATCAGGTAGTTTCCATTTGAATCCATGCAACATATTAGCCAAGCTAGACTGAATCATCTTCAGTCCAAGGCTATAACCAGGGCACATCCTCCTCCCAGAGCCAAATGGCAGAAGCTCAAAGTTCTGTCCCTTAACGTCAATAGCCTTCCCTAAGAACCTTTCGGGCCGAAATTCTTCCGGCGAATCCCACACTGATGGGTCTCTCCCAATACTCCATGTGTTTACAAACACCCTAGTTCCTTTGCGAATATCATAACCGCCAACATTGCAGTGGTCGAGAGCCAGATGAGGTGCCAGCATAACTGCAACTGGGTGTATCCTCATTGTCTCTTTCATGATTGCTTCTATGAATGGAAGTCTTGGGATGTCTTTCTCTTCCACCCATCTCTCTCTTCCGATCACTCTATCAAGCTCTTCGTTTGCCTTTTTTATGAGATTCGGTTGCTTTAAGAGTTCGGACATTGCCCATTCCACGGTGGTCGCAGAAGTATCTGTGCCCCCGGCTACCAAGTcctgatttaattaataacaaagaaaaaacaaaactaagaaATTGACCActtattacatatttatatcaaaatttccttctccaaattataaataaataattgattattatattatttctaaTTCACGGGCGAGAGATGTAATTGCATGTACCTTTCCTCACTTTAGGGTGAGTTGGTGACtagttactattatttttttgaaaaatgacaTAACTAAAATGAATGATTGCCTTATCTTTTAGCACATTGGACATTGACGATAGTTCATGAAAAggttttgagaattaattaatgacaaaatttaaatcatatatatatatatatatgttatatatatatatatatatatgtataaacacATACGTACCTGAGTGAAGCCCTTGACGCTGTTGTAAGTAAGCTTGACTTCAAGATCTGGATCATCGGCCAATTGCAACAGTAAATCCACCATGTCCTTTGTTTTCAAATCCTTAATATTACTGTTCTCTCCTCTTTCCAGATTCCTTGCCTTGTGTTCGTCAAACACATAATCATGAAACCGATCGAACTTCTTCTTCAAAGCCTTCATTCGCTTCTCGTATCCTTGCAAGTCCAAGAACTTGAGCCAAGGAATCCAATCCCCGATGTTCAAAACCCCATTAAGCAAGAACAACTCGTCCAACATCTCCTGAAATTCTTCAAGCGTAACTATGGACTTTTCCGATTTACTAGACTCGCTGAAGTACTTCTTCCCCAACACAATTCTGCTTATAATACTGAGAGTCACTCGAGAGAGTTGGTCTTTCAGCAAGATGGGTTTCCCCGACAACAAGTAAAGTCGCTTGAGAAAAGCAAGCCTCTCCTCAACGCGAATATACTCGTAGGATTCCAATCTTTTGGAGCTAAAAAGCTCGGATAGATAGATTTTCCGACCTTGCCTCCAATAAGGCCCATACGGTGCCCAAGTGATGTTGGAGTAGTTATAGGTTGTGTACTTTCCAGCTGCCATTTGGGGCCTAGAGGCAAATACGTGGTCGTGAGTTTTAAGAAACTGCTTCGCCATTTCCGCCGACGAAGCAATCACAACCGGGAAGGAACCGAACTTGAGTTGCATAATTGGTCCATATATTTGGGAGAGTTTGTGAAGGGATTGATGAGGAAGAGGACCAATGAGGTTTAGGTTGCCAATGATTGG
It encodes:
- the LOC107423892 gene encoding trimethyltridecatetraene synthase produces the protein MPIGSNKLLNSIINTWPNSHINIPQSAKKMEALIPSWAVVTLICVATLAFVSKTFFQKSQNSLYLPPGPKPWPIIGNLNLIGPLPHQSLHKLSQIYGPIMQLKFGSFPVVIASSAEMAKQFLKTHDHVFASRPQMAAGKYTTYNYSNITWAPYGPYWRQGRKIYLSELFSSKRLESYEYIRVEERLAFLKRLYLLSGKPILLKDQLSRVTLSIISRIVLGKKYFSESSKSEKSIVTLEEFQEMLDELFLLNGVLNIGDWIPWLKFLDLQGYEKRMKALKKKFDRFHDYVFDEHKARNLERGENSNIKDLKTKDMVDLLLQLADDPDLEVKLTYNSVKGFTQDLVAGGTDTSATTVEWAMSELLKQPNLIKKANEELDRVIGRERWVEEKDIPRLPFIEAIMKETMRIHPVAVMLAPHLALDHCNVGGYDIRKGTRVFVNTWSIGRDPSVWDSPEEFRPERFLGKAIDVKGQNFELLPFGSGRRMCPGYSLGLKMIQSSLANMLHGFKWKLPDDMKEEDLSMDEVYGLATIRKFPLVAVTEPRLPDHLYHM